From a region of the Streptomyces caniferus genome:
- a CDS encoding resuscitation-promoting factor translates to MSHSLSSHRAARGRRRRRAEGPEALRRLLPRALVVAFLAGGTTAFIAHDKAVRITVDGIPRTLHTFAGDVDELLADEHLAIGAHDLVAPAPGTGLSSGDEVVVRHGRPVVLTIDGQRRQVWTTEDTVAGALHQLGVRAEGAVLSASRSRRIEQHGMELAVRTERSVVIVADGREHRVRTNAATVREALAEAGLALRDQDTTSVPPDSFPHEGQTISVMRITGSKEVHEEPVPFRTIRRADPGLARGTVAVVQQGRPGVRRVTYRVRTVNGVRQKPKRLHTEVVHAPRPQIVHLGTKELPASVRGADHLAWHALAQCEARGRPHAVDASGTYGGLYQFDVATWRALGGRGRPQDAPAREQTYRAKKLYISRGASPWPVCGRKLHG, encoded by the coding sequence GTGAGTCATTCGCTGAGCAGCCACCGGGCCGCGCGCGGCCGTCGCAGACGCCGCGCCGAAGGCCCCGAAGCGCTGCGCCGGCTGCTGCCCCGGGCCCTGGTCGTCGCCTTCCTCGCCGGTGGCACCACCGCCTTCATCGCGCACGACAAGGCGGTCCGCATCACCGTCGACGGCATCCCGCGCACCCTGCACACCTTCGCCGGTGACGTCGACGAACTGCTGGCCGACGAGCATCTCGCCATCGGCGCGCACGACCTCGTCGCGCCCGCCCCCGGCACCGGACTCAGCAGCGGTGACGAGGTCGTCGTCCGGCACGGCCGCCCGGTCGTCCTGACCATCGACGGGCAGCGCCGCCAGGTGTGGACCACCGAGGACACCGTCGCCGGCGCGCTCCACCAGCTCGGCGTCCGGGCCGAGGGCGCCGTCCTGTCGGCCTCCCGCTCCCGCCGGATCGAGCAGCACGGCATGGAACTGGCGGTCCGCACCGAACGCTCGGTGGTCATCGTCGCCGACGGCCGGGAGCACCGGGTGCGCACCAACGCCGCCACCGTCCGCGAGGCGCTGGCCGAGGCCGGTCTCGCGCTGCGCGACCAGGACACCACCTCGGTGCCGCCGGACAGCTTCCCGCACGAGGGCCAGACCATCTCCGTGATGCGGATCACCGGCTCCAAGGAGGTCCACGAGGAGCCCGTCCCCTTCCGTACGATCCGGCGGGCCGACCCCGGGCTGGCCCGCGGCACCGTGGCGGTCGTCCAGCAGGGCAGGCCCGGCGTGCGGCGGGTCACCTACCGGGTGCGCACCGTCAACGGCGTCCGGCAGAAACCCAAGCGGCTGCACACCGAGGTCGTGCACGCCCCGCGCCCGCAGATCGTGCACCTCGGCACCAAGGAGCTGCCCGCCTCCGTCCGCGGCGCCGACCACCTCGCCTGGCATGCGCTGGCGCAGTGCGAGGCCCGCGGGCGTCCGCACGCGGTCGACGCGTCGGGCACCTACGGCGGGCTCTACCAGTTCGACGTCGCCACCTGGCGGGCCCTCGGCGGCCGCGGCCGGCCGCAGGACGCACCCGCCCGGGAACAGACCTACCGGGCCAAGAAGCTCTACATCAGCCGGGGGGCGAGCCCGTGGCCGGTCTGCGGCCGTAAGCTTCACGGGTGA
- a CDS encoding TatD family hydrolase has product MAPQDKNPPPPLPEPLRVAVADSHTHLDMQEGTVEEALAKAASVGVTTVVQVGCDLAGSRWAAETAAAYDAVHATVALHPNEAPRIVLGDPDGWSRQGAREPGGDAALDAALAEIDRLAALPQVRGVGETGLDYFRTGPEGMAAQERSFRAHIEIAKRHGKALVIHDREAHDDVLRILREEGAPERVVFHCYSGDAAMAEVCAAAGYFLSFAGNVTFKNAQPLRDALAVAPAELVLVETDAPFLTPAPYRGRANAPYLVPVTLRAMAEVKAMTEDELATAVAANTARAFGY; this is encoded by the coding sequence ATGGCACCGCAGGACAAGAACCCCCCGCCGCCGCTGCCCGAACCCCTTCGGGTGGCGGTCGCGGATTCCCACACCCATCTGGACATGCAGGAGGGCACCGTCGAGGAGGCGCTCGCCAAGGCCGCCTCCGTCGGAGTGACCACCGTCGTACAGGTGGGCTGCGACCTGGCCGGGTCGCGCTGGGCAGCCGAGACCGCGGCCGCGTACGACGCCGTGCACGCCACGGTCGCCCTGCACCCCAACGAAGCGCCCCGCATCGTGCTGGGCGACCCCGACGGATGGTCGCGGCAGGGCGCCAGGGAGCCCGGCGGTGACGCCGCGCTGGACGCCGCCCTCGCCGAGATCGACCGGCTCGCCGCCCTGCCGCAGGTCCGCGGCGTCGGCGAGACCGGCCTGGACTACTTCCGCACCGGCCCCGAGGGCATGGCCGCCCAGGAGCGCTCCTTCCGCGCCCATATCGAGATCGCCAAGCGGCACGGCAAGGCCCTGGTCATCCACGACCGCGAGGCGCACGACGACGTGCTGCGGATCCTGCGCGAGGAGGGCGCCCCCGAACGGGTCGTCTTCCACTGCTACTCCGGTGACGCCGCGATGGCCGAGGTCTGCGCCGCGGCCGGCTACTTCCTGTCCTTCGCCGGCAACGTCACCTTCAAGAACGCCCAGCCGCTGCGCGACGCCCTCGCCGTCGCCCCGGCCGAGCTGGTTCTCGTCGAGACCGACGCCCCGTTCCTGACCCCCGCCCCGTACCGCGGACGGGCCAACGCCCCGTACCTCGTTCCGGTCACGCTGCGGGCGATGGCCGAGGTCAAGGCGATGACCGAGGACGAGCTGGCCACCGCTGTCGCGGCCAACACGGCGCGTGCCTTCGGCTACTGA
- the rsmI gene encoding 16S rRNA (cytidine(1402)-2'-O)-methyltransferase: MTGTLVLAGTPIGEIADAPPRLAAELAAADVIAAEDTRRLRRLTQALQVQPTGRVVSYFEGNEAARTPELADALAGGARVLLVTDAGMPSVSDPGYRLVAAAVERDIKVTAVPGPSAVLTALAVSGLPVDRFCFEGFLPRKGGERRTRLREVADERRTLVYFEAPHRLDDTLAAMAEIFGADRRAAVCRELTKTYEEVKRGPLGDLVPWAAEGVRGEITIVVEGAPESGPQDLDAGELVRRVQVREEAGERRKEAIAAVAADAGLPKREVFDAVVAAKNAAKDSSKSAAKDPS, translated from the coding sequence GTGACTGGAACGCTGGTACTTGCAGGGACGCCCATCGGGGAGATCGCGGACGCGCCACCGCGGCTCGCCGCCGAGCTGGCCGCCGCCGATGTGATCGCCGCCGAGGACACCCGGCGGCTGCGCCGGCTGACCCAGGCGCTTCAGGTCCAGCCCACCGGGCGGGTCGTGTCGTACTTCGAGGGCAACGAGGCGGCCAGGACGCCCGAGCTGGCCGATGCGCTGGCCGGCGGGGCCCGGGTGCTGCTGGTCACGGACGCGGGAATGCCCTCGGTCTCCGACCCCGGCTACCGGCTGGTCGCCGCGGCGGTCGAGCGGGACATCAAGGTCACCGCCGTACCGGGCCCCAGCGCGGTGCTCACCGCGCTCGCCGTCTCCGGTCTGCCGGTGGACCGCTTCTGCTTCGAGGGGTTCCTGCCCCGCAAGGGCGGCGAGCGGCGCACCCGGCTGCGCGAGGTCGCCGACGAGCGGCGTACCCTCGTCTACTTCGAGGCGCCGCACCGCCTCGACGACACCCTCGCCGCGATGGCCGAGATCTTCGGTGCCGACCGGCGCGCCGCGGTGTGCCGGGAGCTGACCAAGACGTACGAGGAGGTCAAGCGGGGGCCGCTGGGCGACCTCGTGCCCTGGGCGGCCGAGGGGGTGCGCGGCGAGATCACCATCGTCGTCGAGGGTGCCCCGGAGAGCGGGCCGCAGGATCTGGACGCCGGCGAGCTGGTGCGCCGGGTGCAGGTCCGCGAGGAGGCCGGGGAGCGCCGCAAGGAGGCCATCGCCGCGGTCGCCGCGGACGCCGGGCTGCCGAAGCGGGAGGTCTTCGACGCGGTGGTCGCGGCGAAGAACGCGGCGAAGGACTCCTCGAAGAGCGCGGCGAAGGACCCGTCGTAG
- a CDS encoding dolichyl-phosphate-mannose--protein mannosyltransferase, giving the protein MTSDTTATDAAAQHAPELGERPPVWQRRLRRFGYPVRAQADVRARLVPAFPEPSGRLWAVFGAGPDAAARLARWSGWAGPLLVTLFAGVLRFWNLGSPRKVIFDETYYPKDAWSLLQYGYEGTWAKNANDALVGHPPQLLLTPEHSYVVHPPMGKWLIALGEWAFGMDPFGWRFMVALLGTLSVLLICRIGRRLMRSTALGCLAGALLAVDGLHFVMSRTALLDLLVMFWVVAAFGCLLVDRDRTRARLAAALPLDSAGVAHPDDGVGDRLRLGWRPWRIAAGLCLGLSAATKWNGLYYLAAFALMAVLWDVAARRTAGARRPFRSTLRRDVLPAFGSTVVLALATYLASWSGWIATKGGYYRDWATTPDGRAGSWTWLPDWLRSLWHYQTEVYSFHTGLTTPHTYQSNPWSWLVLGRPVSYFYEDPKAGQDGCTAAEGCAREVLALGTPLLWWAACFALLYVLYRWLFKRDWRAGAIACGVAAGYLPWFLYQERTIFLFYAVVFVPFLCLALAMMIGAITGPPGSTERRRTIGAVGAGVLVLLIVWNFIYFYPLYTGMPIPKSAWHHRMWFDTWV; this is encoded by the coding sequence GTGACGAGTGACACCACCGCGACCGACGCCGCCGCGCAGCACGCCCCGGAGCTGGGCGAGCGGCCCCCCGTGTGGCAGCGGCGGCTGCGCCGCTTCGGGTACCCCGTCCGCGCGCAGGCCGATGTCCGCGCGCGGCTGGTGCCCGCCTTCCCCGAGCCGAGCGGCCGCCTGTGGGCGGTCTTCGGCGCGGGCCCGGACGCCGCGGCCCGGCTGGCGCGCTGGTCGGGCTGGGCCGGTCCGCTGCTGGTGACGCTGTTCGCCGGGGTGCTGCGGTTCTGGAACCTCGGCAGCCCGCGGAAGGTGATATTCGACGAGACGTACTACCCCAAGGACGCCTGGTCGCTGCTGCAGTACGGCTACGAGGGCACCTGGGCCAAGAACGCCAATGACGCGCTGGTCGGGCATCCGCCGCAGCTCCTGCTGACGCCCGAGCACTCGTATGTCGTGCACCCGCCGATGGGCAAGTGGCTGATCGCACTCGGCGAGTGGGCGTTCGGGATGGACCCCTTCGGCTGGCGGTTCATGGTGGCGCTGCTCGGCACGCTGTCGGTGCTGCTGATCTGCCGGATCGGCCGCCGGCTGATGCGGTCGACGGCGCTGGGGTGTCTGGCGGGCGCCCTGCTGGCGGTGGACGGTCTGCACTTCGTGATGAGCCGGACCGCGCTGCTCGATCTGCTCGTGATGTTCTGGGTGGTGGCGGCGTTCGGCTGCCTGCTGGTGGACCGGGACCGTACCCGGGCCCGGCTGGCGGCGGCGCTGCCGCTCGACTCCGCGGGCGTGGCGCATCCGGACGACGGGGTCGGCGACCGGCTGCGGCTGGGATGGCGGCCGTGGCGGATCGCGGCCGGGCTGTGCCTGGGCCTGTCCGCCGCGACGAAGTGGAACGGCCTCTATTACCTCGCGGCGTTCGCCCTGATGGCGGTGCTGTGGGACGTCGCGGCGCGCCGTACGGCGGGCGCCCGGCGCCCGTTCCGCTCGACGCTGCGCCGGGACGTCCTGCCCGCCTTCGGGTCCACCGTCGTCCTCGCCCTCGCCACCTACCTCGCGTCGTGGTCGGGCTGGATCGCCACCAAGGGCGGCTACTACCGCGACTGGGCGACCACGCCGGACGGCCGGGCGGGCAGCTGGACCTGGCTGCCGGACTGGCTGCGCAGCCTGTGGCACTACCAGACCGAGGTCTACTCCTTCCACACCGGACTGACCACCCCGCACACCTATCAGTCCAACCCGTGGAGCTGGCTGGTCCTGGGCCGCCCGGTCTCGTACTTCTACGAGGACCCCAAGGCCGGCCAGGACGGCTGCACGGCGGCCGAGGGCTGCGCCCGCGAGGTGCTGGCGCTGGGCACCCCGCTGTTGTGGTGGGCGGCCTGCTTCGCGCTCCTCTACGTCCTCTACCGCTGGCTGTTCAAGCGGGACTGGCGGGCCGGGGCGATCGCCTGCGGGGTCGCGGCCGGTTATCTGCCGTGGTTCCTCTATCAGGAGCGGACCATCTTCCTCTTCTACGCGGTGGTGTTCGTCCCGTTCCTGTGTCTGGCGCTGGCGATGATGATCGGCGCGATCACCGGCCCGCCGGGCTCGACCGAGCGCCGCCGCACGATCGGCGCGGTCGGCGCCGGTGTCCTGGTTCTGCTGATCGTGTGGAATTTCATCTACTTCTACCCCCTCTACACGGGTATGCCGATTCCCAAGTCGGCCTGGCATCACCGGATGTGGTTCGACACCTGGGTGTAG
- a CDS encoding penicillin-binding transpeptidase domain-containing protein — protein sequence MRREVKYGLIGGSAALVAGVVGGFTLFGGSDESPQEVRSADAKSGDHKPKVATGPLSAKEVRTTTQDFLTAWQSGDTDKAAELTDDPETCKRALGSFSKQARFSKVALEPGTPSGDKVPYTVAAQIDYKGAKAAYSYRTTTTVERDKTTGKPRIAWQPTMLHPGLAKGDQLRTGEAEAPPIKAVDRNGAELTPEAHPALAGVLDSLRDKYGDKTDGKPGVELFIHRAKSAKPADQLPDKTLKVLSKGTPGTLKTTLDAKMQSAAERAVKGKKSASAAAVKPSTGEILALANSPEKGFNMATQGSLAPGSTMKIVTSAMLMDKGMTSPGKSHPCPKYVTVGGWKFQNLDKSEIKNGTFAQSFAASCNNAFISQAKDLSDDDLTKEARDVFGIGLNWQTGIPTFDGAVPVQHDAQMAASLIGQGGVRMNPLNVASLSATVRAGSFHQPYIVSPSLDHRTLAKAARTMKPSTLSGLKSLMKLTATSGTAAEAMAGVSGDIGAKTGSAEVDNQKKPNAWFSAYRDDVAAAAVVPASGHGGSNAGPVVRAILTAG from the coding sequence ATGCGCCGCGAGGTGAAGTACGGGCTGATCGGCGGATCGGCGGCCCTGGTGGCGGGAGTCGTGGGCGGCTTCACGCTGTTCGGCGGCTCGGACGAGTCCCCGCAGGAGGTCAGGTCGGCGGACGCCAAGTCGGGCGACCACAAGCCCAAGGTGGCGACCGGCCCCCTGTCGGCCAAGGAAGTCCGGACGACGACACAGGACTTCCTGACCGCCTGGCAGTCCGGCGACACGGACAAGGCGGCCGAGCTGACCGACGACCCGGAGACCTGCAAGCGCGCACTGGGTTCCTTCAGCAAGCAGGCACGGTTCTCGAAGGTGGCCCTGGAGCCGGGCACGCCCTCGGGCGACAAGGTGCCGTACACCGTGGCCGCGCAGATCGACTACAAGGGCGCCAAGGCGGCCTACTCGTACCGCACCACCACGACCGTGGAGCGCGACAAGACCACCGGCAAGCCGCGGATCGCCTGGCAGCCGACGATGCTGCACCCGGGGCTCGCCAAGGGCGACCAACTGCGGACGGGCGAGGCCGAGGCGCCGCCGATCAAGGCCGTGGACCGCAACGGCGCCGAGCTGACGCCCGAGGCGCATCCGGCGCTGGCCGGGGTGCTGGACAGCCTGCGCGACAAGTACGGCGACAAGACCGACGGCAAGCCCGGGGTGGAGCTGTTCATCCACCGCGCCAAGAGCGCCAAGCCCGCCGACCAGTTGCCCGACAAGACGCTGAAGGTGCTCTCCAAGGGAACGCCGGGCACCCTCAAGACCACCCTGGACGCCAAGATGCAGTCGGCGGCCGAACGGGCGGTCAAGGGCAAGAAGTCCGCCTCCGCGGCCGCGGTCAAGCCCAGCACCGGCGAGATCCTGGCGCTCGCCAACTCCCCGGAAAAGGGCTTCAACATGGCCACCCAGGGGTCGCTCGCCCCCGGCTCGACCATGAAGATCGTGACCTCGGCGATGCTGATGGACAAGGGCATGACCTCGCCGGGCAAGTCGCATCCGTGCCCCAAGTACGTGACCGTCGGCGGCTGGAAGTTCCAGAACCTCGACAAGTCCGAGATCAAGAACGGCACCTTCGCGCAGAGCTTCGCCGCGTCCTGCAACAACGCCTTCATCTCGCAGGCCAAGGACCTCAGCGACGACGACCTGACCAAGGAGGCCCGGGACGTCTTCGGCATCGGCCTCAACTGGCAGACCGGCATCCCCACCTTCGACGGCGCGGTGCCCGTCCAGCACGACGCGCAGATGGCGGCCTCGCTGATCGGCCAGGGCGGGGTGCGGATGAACCCGCTCAACGTCGCCTCGCTCTCCGCGACGGTCCGGGCCGGCTCCTTCCACCAGCCGTACATCGTCTCGCCGTCGCTGGACCACCGGACGCTCGCCAAGGCCGCCCGCACGATGAAGCCGTCCACTCTCAGCGGCCTCAAGTCGCTGATGAAGCTGACGGCGACCTCCGGTACGGCCGCCGAGGCGATGGCCGGGGTCAGCGGTGACATCGGCGCCAAGACCGGCTCCGCCGAGGTCGACAACCAGAAGAAGCCCAACGCCTGGTTCTCCGCCTACCGCGACGACGTCGCCGCGGCGGCCGTCGTCCCGGCGAGCGGCCACGGCGGCTCCAACGCGGGCCCGGTGGTCCGCGCCATCCTCACCGCCGGCTGA
- a CDS encoding YbaK/EbsC family protein, with protein MSDSRSGTTPETTHSTAHPRFAEALTELGLTVEVRSFPEGTRTAAEAAAAVGCDLAQIVKSLIFTADREPVLVLVDGAARVDVERVRAELGATTVGRADAALVRETTGYAIGGVPPFGHRTRTRVLADRGLLAHDAVWAAAGTPHAVFRLAPASLIEHARGRVVDVRERTA; from the coding sequence ATGAGCGATTCCCGGTCCGGCACCACCCCGGAAACCACGCACTCCACGGCTCACCCCCGCTTCGCCGAAGCGCTCACCGAACTGGGCCTGACCGTCGAGGTCCGCAGCTTTCCCGAGGGCACCCGCACCGCCGCCGAGGCGGCCGCGGCCGTCGGCTGCGACCTCGCCCAGATCGTCAAGTCGCTGATCTTCACGGCGGACCGGGAGCCGGTCCTGGTGCTGGTGGACGGCGCCGCACGGGTGGACGTGGAACGGGTACGCGCGGAGCTCGGCGCCACCACGGTCGGGCGCGCCGACGCCGCCCTCGTCCGCGAGACCACCGGCTACGCCATCGGCGGCGTACCGCCCTTCGGCCACCGCACCCGCACCCGCGTGCTGGCCGACCGCGGACTGCTCGCGCACGACGCCGTCTGGGCCGCCGCCGGCACCCCGCACGCCGTCTTCCGGCTCGCCCCCGCGTCCCTGATCGAGCACGCCCGGGGCCGCGTCGTGGACGTACGCGAGCGCACCGCGTGA
- a CDS encoding EamA family transporter: MTPLVVAAVLIAAITHASWNAIAHGIRDQLLAFTLVGGGGAVCGLAMAAATPLPAAGAWPFLLASAVLHIVYQALLMQSFRLGEFGQMYPIARGTAPLVVTVLAAVFVHEVPNGWALAGVALASAGLVGVALWGIRGSGTKPHWPALVAALATGLAIASYTTVDGLGVRASGTPLGYIAWLMILEGIVIPAYALATRRRRLLTELRPIALRGLAGGVLSVFAYGLVLWAQTRAPLAPIAALRESSIIVGAAIGAVFFKERFGAPRIAAAGLMVIGIGLMLHTG, from the coding sequence GTGACCCCGCTCGTCGTCGCGGCCGTCCTGATAGCCGCCATCACCCACGCCAGCTGGAACGCCATCGCCCACGGCATCCGCGACCAGCTCCTGGCCTTCACCCTGGTCGGCGGCGGCGGTGCGGTCTGCGGCCTCGCGATGGCCGCCGCCACCCCGCTGCCCGCCGCCGGCGCCTGGCCCTTCCTCCTGGCCTCCGCCGTGCTGCACATCGTCTACCAGGCCCTGCTCATGCAGTCGTTCCGCCTGGGCGAGTTCGGCCAGATGTACCCCATCGCCCGCGGTACCGCGCCGCTGGTCGTCACGGTCCTGGCCGCCGTCTTCGTCCACGAGGTCCCCAACGGCTGGGCACTGGCCGGCGTCGCCCTGGCCTCCGCCGGGCTGGTGGGCGTCGCCCTCTGGGGCATCCGCGGTTCGGGCACCAAGCCGCACTGGCCGGCCCTCGTCGCGGCCCTCGCCACCGGCCTGGCCATCGCCTCCTACACCACCGTCGACGGCCTCGGCGTCCGCGCCTCCGGCACCCCCCTCGGCTATATCGCCTGGCTGATGATCCTCGAAGGCATCGTCATCCCCGCCTACGCGCTCGCCACCCGCCGCCGCCGGCTCCTCACCGAGCTGCGCCCCATCGCCCTGCGCGGTCTGGCCGGCGGTGTGCTCTCCGTCTTCGCCTACGGCCTGGTCCTGTGGGCACAGACCCGCGCCCCCCTCGCCCCCATCGCCGCCCTGCGCGAGTCGTCCATCATCGTCGGCGCCGCCATCGGCGCCGTCTTCTTCAAGGAGCGCTTCGGCGCCCCCCGGATCGCCGCGGCCGGCCTGATGGTCATCGGCATCGGCCTGATGCTCCACACCGGCTGA
- a CDS encoding SDR family NAD(P)-dependent oxidoreductase: MRRFDGYSVLITGAGRGIGEATGRRLAAEGARVLVTDLDGERAERVAEGIREADGSAEAMACDVGSRTAVEAAVARAVARFGGLDVLVNNACRCHPDTPLFEDEPDEDWAADLDITLGGAFRCARAALPHLAAAGGRGAIVNIGSVNGIQDFGNHAYSAAKAGLASLTRTLSGRAAPRGVRVNLVAPGTVDTPNWAGHEEGLRRAAAVYPLGRVGRPEDVAAAVAFLASSDAAWVTGVTLPVDGGVLVANGELVRALREE; the protein is encoded by the coding sequence GTGCGACGGTTCGACGGATACAGCGTGCTGATCACCGGCGCGGGGCGGGGCATCGGAGAGGCGACCGGGCGGCGGCTGGCCGCGGAGGGGGCCCGGGTGCTGGTCACGGATCTCGACGGGGAGCGGGCCGAGCGGGTCGCGGAGGGGATCCGCGAGGCCGACGGGTCGGCCGAAGCGATGGCGTGCGACGTGGGGAGCCGGACGGCCGTGGAGGCGGCGGTGGCCCGCGCGGTCGCGCGGTTCGGCGGGCTGGACGTGCTGGTCAACAACGCCTGCCGGTGCCATCCGGACACTCCGTTGTTCGAGGACGAGCCGGACGAGGACTGGGCGGCGGATCTCGACATCACGCTCGGCGGCGCCTTCCGGTGCGCGCGGGCCGCGCTGCCGCATCTGGCGGCGGCCGGCGGGCGCGGCGCGATCGTCAACATCGGGTCCGTCAACGGCATCCAGGATTTCGGCAATCACGCGTACAGCGCGGCCAAGGCGGGCCTGGCGAGCCTGACCCGTACGCTCTCCGGCCGGGCCGCCCCGCGCGGCGTACGGGTCAACCTCGTCGCGCCGGGGACCGTCGACACCCCCAACTGGGCCGGGCACGAGGAAGGGCTGCGGCGGGCGGCGGCGGTCTACCCGCTGGGGCGGGTCGGGCGGCCGGAGGACGTCGCCGCGGCGGTGGCCTTTCTGGCGTCGTCGGATGCCGCGTGGGTGACCGGGGTCACCCTGCCGGTGGACGGTGGGGTGCTGGTCGCCAACGGGGAGCTGGTCAGGGCGTTGCGGGAGGAGTGA
- a CDS encoding serine hydrolase domain-containing protein, producing MSGKQESVVDVQGTVEDGFEPVRDAFMANFARRGERGAAVAVYRHGRKVVDLWGGTKNGDAGKHAAGAAPWEAGTAQVIRSATKGIAALVPLLLHQRGQLDLDAPVGTYWPEFKAAGKERVLVRHLLSHRAGLPVLDTPLTPAQAIDGVSGPAALAAQAPAWEPGTDHGYHAQTYSWLIGELVARVTGRSLGSWIAEEIAGPLGLDLWIGLPEAEQSRVGRLAPVEPPVTSAATGMRVRPKQSVAAAYADPDSLTSRAFGAISPAPDENDPAYRAAELPASAGIATARSLARCYAALIGAVDGHPRLFAPATLTLARTEESAGLDRTLLVHTRFGLGFMLHGPASPLLAPGSFGHPGRGGALACADPESGLAFGYVTNGMQRNVTADPRAKALLLAVSDVAVPRC from the coding sequence ATGAGTGGGAAGCAGGAATCAGTGGTGGACGTCCAGGGCACGGTCGAGGACGGCTTCGAGCCGGTCCGGGACGCCTTCATGGCCAACTTCGCGCGGCGCGGGGAGCGGGGCGCGGCGGTCGCCGTGTACCGGCACGGGCGCAAGGTAGTGGACCTGTGGGGCGGCACCAAGAACGGGGACGCCGGCAAGCACGCCGCGGGCGCGGCGCCCTGGGAGGCCGGCACGGCCCAGGTGATCCGGTCCGCCACCAAGGGCATCGCCGCCCTCGTCCCGCTGCTGCTCCACCAGCGCGGACAGCTCGACCTCGACGCGCCGGTCGGCACGTACTGGCCGGAGTTCAAGGCCGCCGGCAAGGAACGCGTCCTCGTCCGCCATCTGCTCTCGCACCGCGCCGGGCTGCCGGTCCTGGACACCCCGCTCACCCCCGCCCAGGCCATCGACGGCGTCAGCGGCCCCGCCGCCCTCGCCGCCCAGGCCCCCGCCTGGGAGCCCGGCACCGACCACGGCTACCACGCGCAGACCTACAGCTGGCTGATCGGCGAACTGGTGGCGCGGGTCACCGGCCGCTCCCTCGGCAGCTGGATCGCCGAGGAGATAGCCGGGCCGCTCGGCCTCGACCTGTGGATCGGCCTGCCGGAGGCGGAGCAGTCCCGGGTCGGACGGCTGGCCCCCGTCGAGCCGCCGGTCACGTCCGCCGCGACGGGGATGCGGGTGCGCCCGAAGCAGTCCGTCGCCGCGGCGTACGCCGATCCGGACTCGCTCACCAGTCGCGCCTTCGGCGCGATCTCCCCGGCGCCCGACGAGAACGACCCCGCCTACCGGGCCGCCGAGCTGCCCGCCTCCGCCGGTATCGCCACCGCCCGCTCCCTGGCCCGCTGTTACGCCGCGCTCATCGGCGCCGTCGACGGCCACCCCCGGCTCTTCGCGCCCGCCACGCTCACCCTCGCCCGGACCGAGGAGTCCGCGGGCCTGGACCGCACCCTCCTCGTCCACACCCGCTTCGGCCTGGGCTTCATGCTCCACGGCCCGGCCTCCCCCCTCCTGGCCCCCGGCTCCTTCGGCCACCCCGGCCGCGGAGGCGCCCTCGCCTGCGCCGACCCGGAGTCGGGGCTCGCGTTCGGCTACGTCACGAACGGAATGCAGCGGAATGTGACGGCGGATCCTCGGGCGAAGGCGTTGCTCTTGGCTGTTTCCGACGTTGCCGTGCCGCGGTGCTGA
- a CDS encoding energy-coupling factor ABC transporter ATP-binding protein: protein MDPLSTTAPAPSLAVSRLAYAYPDGHQALFGVDLTVGRGERVALLGPNGAGKTTLVLHLNGILEAGAGTVAVAGLPVAKEHLAEIRRRVGIVFQDPDDQLFMPTVREDVAFGPASAGLRGDALEERVTEALARVGMEAFADRPPHHLSFGQRRRVAVATVLAMRPEILVLDEPSSNLDPASRRELADILRSLDVTVLMVTHDLPYALELCPRSVVLSGGVIVADGTTQQLLCDEELMRTHRLELPFGFDPRSVDVPH from the coding sequence ATGGACCCTTTGAGCACCACCGCACCCGCCCCCTCCCTCGCCGTCTCCCGGCTCGCCTACGCCTACCCCGACGGTCACCAGGCGCTCTTCGGCGTCGATCTGACCGTCGGCCGCGGCGAGCGGGTCGCGCTGCTCGGGCCCAACGGCGCCGGCAAGACCACCCTCGTCCTGCACCTCAACGGCATCCTCGAAGCGGGCGCCGGCACCGTCGCGGTCGCCGGCCTCCCGGTCGCCAAGGAGCACCTCGCGGAGATCCGCCGCCGGGTCGGCATCGTCTTCCAGGACCCCGACGACCAGCTGTTCATGCCCACCGTCCGCGAGGACGTCGCCTTCGGTCCGGCCTCCGCGGGACTGCGCGGCGACGCACTGGAGGAGAGGGTCACCGAAGCCCTCGCCCGGGTCGGCATGGAGGCCTTCGCCGACCGGCCCCCGCACCACCTCTCCTTCGGGCAGCGCCGCCGGGTCGCCGTCGCGACGGTGCTGGCGATGCGGCCGGAGATCCTGGTCCTCGACGAGCCGTCGTCCAACCTCGACCCGGCCTCCCGCCGTGAACTCGCCGACATCCTACGGTCGTTGGACGTCACCGTCCTGATGGTCACGCACGACCTGCCCTACGCACTGGAGCTGTGCCCGCGGTCCGTCGTGCTCTCCGGAGGCGTGATCGTGGCCGACGGAACCACCCAGCAGCTGCTGTGCGACGAGGAACTGATGCGCACCCACCGGCTCGAGCTGCCCTTCGGTTTCGACCCGCGTTCGGTGGACGTACCGCACTGA